The following proteins come from a genomic window of Venturia canescens isolate UGA chromosome 4, ASM1945775v1, whole genome shotgun sequence:
- the Acsl gene encoding long-chain-fatty-acid--CoA ligase 4 isoform X1: MFSRTIAIFSKLFRRCLLFFELINWQYFIDDCSYLLAHSSLCVCCMHDRVIREMEGFWISGAINAIKALSYVYDLLTFPVYLILQRPWEKRKLSRRIKAKWISKDDHSITYRSVDPPGPLHITLERQKIDTLEKMLKWVTDMHSGKKCLGTRQILAEEDELQPNGRIFKKYKMGEYKWKSYTEVERLASSFGRGLAELGLTQKKNIVIFAETRAEWMIAAHGSFKQNLSVVTIYATLGDEAIAHGINQTEVDTVITSHELLPKFKRLLDMIPEVKNLIYMEDQLKETDTKGFKEGVRLMPFSDIIKKGNTSNRPSVAPEPEDTAIIMYTSGSTGVPKGVLLSHKNIIATLKAYATAVVIQPDDVFLGFLPLAHVFEFLAESVCLLTGVPIGYSSPLTMIDSSSKIMRGSKGDASILHPTCLTAVPLILDRISKGINEKVKKSGAFRQAIFNFAYEYKLKWTKRGYETPLFNRYIFGAARQVLGGRVRLILSGGAPLSPDTHTQVKLCLCVTVTQGYGLTETCSGATVMDTYDRSTGRVGAPTVICDIRLENWEEANYRVTDSPYPRGEIVVGGDNVSAGYYKLPDQTKENFFEENGRQWFRTGDIGEFHPDGSMTIIDRKKDLVKLQLGEYVSLGKVEAELKTCPVVENICVYGDAFKAYTVALVVPNPRSLEEIAANLNITTKNLEELCENPRIEKAVLHELVEQAKKCKLQRFEIPGAVKLCPEQWSPDMGLVTAAFKLKRKAVQERYQHEINRMYAS; encoded by the exons ATGTTCTCTCGGACGATTGCAATTTTTAGTAAACTTTTTCGTCGTTGCTTGCTATTTTTTGAACTAATTAATTGGCAATATTTCATCGATGATTGTTCTTATCTTCTGGCTCATTCTTCCCTCTGTGTTTGCTGCATGCATGATCGAGTCATTCG GGAAATGGAAGGCTTCTGGATATCCGGTGCGATAAATGCCATCAAGGCGCTGTCGTACGTCTACGACCTTCTGACGTTTCCGGTTTATCTAATACTTCAACGACCATGGGAAAAGAGGAAGCTATCAAGAAGAATAAAAGCGAAATGGATCTCAAAGGACGACCATTCGATTACGTACAGAAGCGTCGATCCACCTGGTCCTTTGCACATAACACTGGAACGTCAGAAAATCGATACTCTCGAGAAAATGCTTAAATGGGTCACAGATATGCACAGTGGCAAAAAGTGTCTCGGCACGAGGCAAATTCTCGCTGAGGAGGATGAGTTACAACCTAATGGCAGAATCTTCAAGAAG TACAAGATGGGCGAGTACAAGTGGAAGAGCTACACCGAGGTGGAAAGGTTAGCATCCTCGTTCGGTCGTGGCTTGGCCGAGCTGGGATTGAcgcagaagaaaaatatcgtgATATTTGCTGAGACTCGAGCCGAGTGGATGATAGCAGCTCACGGCAGTTTCAAACAGAATCTTTCGGTTGTTACGATCTACGCGACTCTCGGCGACGAGGCAATTGCTCATGGTATTAATCAAACGGAAGTCGATACGGTTATAACGAGTCACGAATTGTTGCCGAAGTTCAAACGACTGCTCGACATGATTCCTGAAGTTAAAAACCTCATTTACATGGAGGACCAACTGAAAGAAACCGACACGAAGGGCTTCAAG GAAGGAGTACGCTTGATGCCGTTCTCAGACATCATCAAAAAAGGCAACACTTCTAATCGTCCATCCGTTGCACCGGAACCCGAAGACACAGCCATCATAATGTACACTTCCGGCTCGACGGGTGTTCCAAAAGGTGTACTCCTCTCTCACAAAAACATCATCGCCACGCTAAAAGCTTACGCTACAGCAGTTGTCATACAACCCGATGACGTCTTCCTCGGCTTCTTACCACTGGCTCACGTATTCGAATTCCTCGCTGAAAGCGTTTGCCTACTTACCGGTGTTCCCATTGGATACAGCTCGCCATTGACCATGATTGATTCTAGCAGCAAAATCATGAGGGGATCCAAAGGAGACGCCTCCATCTTACACCCGACTTGTTTGACCGCTGTACCT CTGATACTCGATCGCATCTCCAAAGGAATAAACGAGAAAGTTAAGAAATCTGGAGCGTTCAGACAagccattttcaatttcgcatACGAGTACAAGCTCAAATGGACGAAACGTGGCTATGAGACACCTTTGTTCAATCGTTACATTTTCGGCGCCGCGAGGCAGGTCCTCGGCGGTCGAGTACGACTTATTTTATCCGGTGGAGCACCATTGAGCCCTGATACTCACACACAGGTCAAACTCTGTCTGTGCGTTACTGTCACGCAGGGATACGGTCTCACGGAAACGTGCTCAGGAGCCACAGTTATGGACA cGTACGACAGAAGCACAGGAAGAGTCGGAGCTCCTACGGTTATCTGTGACATAAGACTGGAAAATTGGGAAGAAGCGAATTACAGAGTAACGGATTCACCTTACCCGAGAGGCGAGATTGTTGTAGGTGGCGATAACGTCTCGGCTGGTTATTACAAACTTCCGGACCAAacaaaagagaatttctttgAGGAGAATGGCAGACAGTGGTTCAGAACGGGCGACATTGGGGAATTCCATCCGGATGGAAGCATGACGATCATCG ATCGGAAGAAGGATTTAGTCAAATTGCAATTGGGAGAGTACGTATCACTCGGTAAAGTCGAAGCTGAACTAAAGACTTGTCCCGTTGTGGAAAATATCTGCGTCTACGGAGACGCTTTCAAGGCGTACACAGTCGCTCTTGTCGTACCGAATCCTCGCAGCCTCGAAGAAATTGCAGCTAATCTTAATATTACaacgaaaaatcttgaagAACTGTGCGAAAATCCACGCATTGAGAAGGCCGTTCTGCACGAACTGGTTGAACAGGCGAAGAAAT
- the Acsl gene encoding long-chain-fatty-acid--CoA ligase 4 isoform X3 produces MIVEDKQEMEGFWISGAINAIKALSYVYDLLTFPVYLILQRPWEKRKLSRRIKAKWISKDDHSITYRSVDPPGPLHITLERQKIDTLEKMLKWVTDMHSGKKCLGTRQILAEEDELQPNGRIFKKYKMGEYKWKSYTEVERLASSFGRGLAELGLTQKKNIVIFAETRAEWMIAAHGSFKQNLSVVTIYATLGDEAIAHGINQTEVDTVITSHELLPKFKRLLDMIPEVKNLIYMEDQLKETDTKGFKEGVRLMPFSDIIKKGNTSNRPSVAPEPEDTAIIMYTSGSTGVPKGVLLSHKNIIATLKAYATAVVIQPDDVFLGFLPLAHVFEFLAESVCLLTGVPIGYSSPLTMIDSSSKIMRGSKGDASILHPTCLTAVPLILDRISKGINEKVKKSGAFRQAIFNFAYEYKLKWTKRGYETPLFNRYIFGAARQVLGGRVRLILSGGAPLSPDTHTQVKLCLCVTVTQGYGLTETCSGATVMDTYDRSTGRVGAPTVICDIRLENWEEANYRVTDSPYPRGEIVVGGDNVSAGYYKLPDQTKENFFEENGRQWFRTGDIGEFHPDGSMTIIDRKKDLVKLQLGEYVSLGKVEAELKTCPVVENICVYGDAFKAYTVALVVPNPRSLEEIAANLNITTKNLEELCENPRIEKAVLHELVEQAKKCKLQRFEIPGAVKLCPEQWSPDMGLVTAAFKLKRKAVQERYQHEINRMYAS; encoded by the exons GGAAATGGAAGGCTTCTGGATATCCGGTGCGATAAATGCCATCAAGGCGCTGTCGTACGTCTACGACCTTCTGACGTTTCCGGTTTATCTAATACTTCAACGACCATGGGAAAAGAGGAAGCTATCAAGAAGAATAAAAGCGAAATGGATCTCAAAGGACGACCATTCGATTACGTACAGAAGCGTCGATCCACCTGGTCCTTTGCACATAACACTGGAACGTCAGAAAATCGATACTCTCGAGAAAATGCTTAAATGGGTCACAGATATGCACAGTGGCAAAAAGTGTCTCGGCACGAGGCAAATTCTCGCTGAGGAGGATGAGTTACAACCTAATGGCAGAATCTTCAAGAAG TACAAGATGGGCGAGTACAAGTGGAAGAGCTACACCGAGGTGGAAAGGTTAGCATCCTCGTTCGGTCGTGGCTTGGCCGAGCTGGGATTGAcgcagaagaaaaatatcgtgATATTTGCTGAGACTCGAGCCGAGTGGATGATAGCAGCTCACGGCAGTTTCAAACAGAATCTTTCGGTTGTTACGATCTACGCGACTCTCGGCGACGAGGCAATTGCTCATGGTATTAATCAAACGGAAGTCGATACGGTTATAACGAGTCACGAATTGTTGCCGAAGTTCAAACGACTGCTCGACATGATTCCTGAAGTTAAAAACCTCATTTACATGGAGGACCAACTGAAAGAAACCGACACGAAGGGCTTCAAG GAAGGAGTACGCTTGATGCCGTTCTCAGACATCATCAAAAAAGGCAACACTTCTAATCGTCCATCCGTTGCACCGGAACCCGAAGACACAGCCATCATAATGTACACTTCCGGCTCGACGGGTGTTCCAAAAGGTGTACTCCTCTCTCACAAAAACATCATCGCCACGCTAAAAGCTTACGCTACAGCAGTTGTCATACAACCCGATGACGTCTTCCTCGGCTTCTTACCACTGGCTCACGTATTCGAATTCCTCGCTGAAAGCGTTTGCCTACTTACCGGTGTTCCCATTGGATACAGCTCGCCATTGACCATGATTGATTCTAGCAGCAAAATCATGAGGGGATCCAAAGGAGACGCCTCCATCTTACACCCGACTTGTTTGACCGCTGTACCT CTGATACTCGATCGCATCTCCAAAGGAATAAACGAGAAAGTTAAGAAATCTGGAGCGTTCAGACAagccattttcaatttcgcatACGAGTACAAGCTCAAATGGACGAAACGTGGCTATGAGACACCTTTGTTCAATCGTTACATTTTCGGCGCCGCGAGGCAGGTCCTCGGCGGTCGAGTACGACTTATTTTATCCGGTGGAGCACCATTGAGCCCTGATACTCACACACAGGTCAAACTCTGTCTGTGCGTTACTGTCACGCAGGGATACGGTCTCACGGAAACGTGCTCAGGAGCCACAGTTATGGACA cGTACGACAGAAGCACAGGAAGAGTCGGAGCTCCTACGGTTATCTGTGACATAAGACTGGAAAATTGGGAAGAAGCGAATTACAGAGTAACGGATTCACCTTACCCGAGAGGCGAGATTGTTGTAGGTGGCGATAACGTCTCGGCTGGTTATTACAAACTTCCGGACCAAacaaaagagaatttctttgAGGAGAATGGCAGACAGTGGTTCAGAACGGGCGACATTGGGGAATTCCATCCGGATGGAAGCATGACGATCATCG ATCGGAAGAAGGATTTAGTCAAATTGCAATTGGGAGAGTACGTATCACTCGGTAAAGTCGAAGCTGAACTAAAGACTTGTCCCGTTGTGGAAAATATCTGCGTCTACGGAGACGCTTTCAAGGCGTACACAGTCGCTCTTGTCGTACCGAATCCTCGCAGCCTCGAAGAAATTGCAGCTAATCTTAATATTACaacgaaaaatcttgaagAACTGTGCGAAAATCCACGCATTGAGAAGGCCGTTCTGCACGAACTGGTTGAACAGGCGAAGAAAT
- the Acsl gene encoding long-chain-fatty-acid--CoA ligase 4 isoform X4 encodes MEGFWISGAINAIKALSYVYDLLTFPVYLILQRPWEKRKLSRRIKAKWISKDDHSITYRSVDPPGPLHITLERQKIDTLEKMLKWVTDMHSGKKCLGTRQILAEEDELQPNGRIFKKYKMGEYKWKSYTEVERLASSFGRGLAELGLTQKKNIVIFAETRAEWMIAAHGSFKQNLSVVTIYATLGDEAIAHGINQTEVDTVITSHELLPKFKRLLDMIPEVKNLIYMEDQLKETDTKGFKEGVRLMPFSDIIKKGNTSNRPSVAPEPEDTAIIMYTSGSTGVPKGVLLSHKNIIATLKAYATAVVIQPDDVFLGFLPLAHVFEFLAESVCLLTGVPIGYSSPLTMIDSSSKIMRGSKGDASILHPTCLTAVPLILDRISKGINEKVKKSGAFRQAIFNFAYEYKLKWTKRGYETPLFNRYIFGAARQVLGGRVRLILSGGAPLSPDTHTQVKLCLCVTVTQGYGLTETCSGATVMDTYDRSTGRVGAPTVICDIRLENWEEANYRVTDSPYPRGEIVVGGDNVSAGYYKLPDQTKENFFEENGRQWFRTGDIGEFHPDGSMTIIDRKKDLVKLQLGEYVSLGKVEAELKTCPVVENICVYGDAFKAYTVALVVPNPRSLEEIAANLNITTKNLEELCENPRIEKAVLHELVEQAKKCKLQRFEIPGAVKLCPEQWSPDMGLVTAAFKLKRKAVQERYQHEINRMYAS; translated from the exons ATGGAAGGCTTCTGGATATCCGGTGCGATAAATGCCATCAAGGCGCTGTCGTACGTCTACGACCTTCTGACGTTTCCGGTTTATCTAATACTTCAACGACCATGGGAAAAGAGGAAGCTATCAAGAAGAATAAAAGCGAAATGGATCTCAAAGGACGACCATTCGATTACGTACAGAAGCGTCGATCCACCTGGTCCTTTGCACATAACACTGGAACGTCAGAAAATCGATACTCTCGAGAAAATGCTTAAATGGGTCACAGATATGCACAGTGGCAAAAAGTGTCTCGGCACGAGGCAAATTCTCGCTGAGGAGGATGAGTTACAACCTAATGGCAGAATCTTCAAGAAG TACAAGATGGGCGAGTACAAGTGGAAGAGCTACACCGAGGTGGAAAGGTTAGCATCCTCGTTCGGTCGTGGCTTGGCCGAGCTGGGATTGAcgcagaagaaaaatatcgtgATATTTGCTGAGACTCGAGCCGAGTGGATGATAGCAGCTCACGGCAGTTTCAAACAGAATCTTTCGGTTGTTACGATCTACGCGACTCTCGGCGACGAGGCAATTGCTCATGGTATTAATCAAACGGAAGTCGATACGGTTATAACGAGTCACGAATTGTTGCCGAAGTTCAAACGACTGCTCGACATGATTCCTGAAGTTAAAAACCTCATTTACATGGAGGACCAACTGAAAGAAACCGACACGAAGGGCTTCAAG GAAGGAGTACGCTTGATGCCGTTCTCAGACATCATCAAAAAAGGCAACACTTCTAATCGTCCATCCGTTGCACCGGAACCCGAAGACACAGCCATCATAATGTACACTTCCGGCTCGACGGGTGTTCCAAAAGGTGTACTCCTCTCTCACAAAAACATCATCGCCACGCTAAAAGCTTACGCTACAGCAGTTGTCATACAACCCGATGACGTCTTCCTCGGCTTCTTACCACTGGCTCACGTATTCGAATTCCTCGCTGAAAGCGTTTGCCTACTTACCGGTGTTCCCATTGGATACAGCTCGCCATTGACCATGATTGATTCTAGCAGCAAAATCATGAGGGGATCCAAAGGAGACGCCTCCATCTTACACCCGACTTGTTTGACCGCTGTACCT CTGATACTCGATCGCATCTCCAAAGGAATAAACGAGAAAGTTAAGAAATCTGGAGCGTTCAGACAagccattttcaatttcgcatACGAGTACAAGCTCAAATGGACGAAACGTGGCTATGAGACACCTTTGTTCAATCGTTACATTTTCGGCGCCGCGAGGCAGGTCCTCGGCGGTCGAGTACGACTTATTTTATCCGGTGGAGCACCATTGAGCCCTGATACTCACACACAGGTCAAACTCTGTCTGTGCGTTACTGTCACGCAGGGATACGGTCTCACGGAAACGTGCTCAGGAGCCACAGTTATGGACA cGTACGACAGAAGCACAGGAAGAGTCGGAGCTCCTACGGTTATCTGTGACATAAGACTGGAAAATTGGGAAGAAGCGAATTACAGAGTAACGGATTCACCTTACCCGAGAGGCGAGATTGTTGTAGGTGGCGATAACGTCTCGGCTGGTTATTACAAACTTCCGGACCAAacaaaagagaatttctttgAGGAGAATGGCAGACAGTGGTTCAGAACGGGCGACATTGGGGAATTCCATCCGGATGGAAGCATGACGATCATCG ATCGGAAGAAGGATTTAGTCAAATTGCAATTGGGAGAGTACGTATCACTCGGTAAAGTCGAAGCTGAACTAAAGACTTGTCCCGTTGTGGAAAATATCTGCGTCTACGGAGACGCTTTCAAGGCGTACACAGTCGCTCTTGTCGTACCGAATCCTCGCAGCCTCGAAGAAATTGCAGCTAATCTTAATATTACaacgaaaaatcttgaagAACTGTGCGAAAATCCACGCATTGAGAAGGCCGTTCTGCACGAACTGGTTGAACAGGCGAAGAAAT